In Atopobium sp. oral taxon 416, the genomic stretch CACCGGAGAAGGGGATCAAAAAGCCGAGCATGGAGATGGAGGGGATCGTGTAGACGAAGTTGATGACTCCGAGTGTCCACTTGGCTGATTTCTGATATTCGCTGATAAGGATACCGACGATACCGCCAAAGACAATCGCGATTGCGATTGCAATGAAGGAGATCTCAATGTGCTCCAACAGCAGGTTGGAGAAGAAATCCCATCGGGTTACCAGCAGGGAAAACATGTCTTGGATCATGGGCAAAGCCTACTTTCAGCGTCGTACGATCGCCTTGACCGGGCACTTCTCAAAGCAGGAGCCACAGTGCAGGCAATGGTCTTGACGGATTACGAAAGGTTTCCCTATCTCAATGCAGTTCTGGGGGCAGTTTCTCCTACAGGTGCCGCAGCCGATGCAGCTGTCGGTGATCAGAAAACCATATCCAGGGATCTTCGCGCCGCCGAAGGGGAAACGCTCGCGATAGATGGGCTCTTTCCCGAGATCGAAGAACTCAGTCGCCCCTGAGGAGATCACAAAGGGCTCGAGGATGTAGCGGGTGTCTTTTGGATACACGTTCTTCATTGAAGGATTCTCGTTGAAGATGCGATCGATCCATTTCTTTTGGTCATCGAGATGCTGAACCGTACCTGTGAGACGGATCATCTGCCAATTCCTGTTGAGCCCGACAACCGCAACATGAGGGTTGTGCATAAGCTGCTGATAGAAATCTTTGCCACGTGCCGTGCAGAAGTACAGTTTGTTGTCTCCTACAATCATGATGTCGATGATGCGGCTGTGAGGAAGACCTTGCTCATCGACGGTTGAGAAGGACACATCTTTGATTGATCTGAGCTCGTCCAAACAATCCTGTGCATTCATGTGATAGGTCCGCCCCCTAAGCAGCACTGCTTATTGCATCTCAACAGTGTAACAGAGATATTGAAATGATATAATAATATATATTACATCTAAATAAATTGATGCTACCATTCATATTTCAACAACAAGTAGGGTGGGCTTTGGGACCAGGAGATCTCCGTCATGCAGTGGCTCGACCCTAGTAGGGGAGAAACATATCAAAAGATGGGTGAGGTATAAAAATCAGCGTAAAAACACAGCTCGCTGTTAGACCATAATTGACCTGAGAAGGGCCCAATAGTGTCCGGGCCTTTGCCTACAATGCATATCATCAAACAAAGTCATCGTGGAGCAGAGGGCCCGGATGGATCCAATGATACTGCAGCAGATCGAAAAGATGGGGATCTCTGAGAAGCGCGAGCTCCTGGAGAGGCTGAAGGCACTCATAGCCAAGAAGATGGCAGGCTCTGCACTTGCGGGGGCGCCCAAGAGGTGCCCGAGGTGCAAATCACTCAGTTTCTATTGCAAGGGCCACGACGCGTGTGGCCTTAAGAGATGGAAGTGTTGCTCGTGCGGCAGGACCTTCTCCGCCAGGACCAGATCCGTGCTCGCGATGTCCAAGCCCACGGCCGCCACATGGGCCGCATATGCAAAGGGCACGCTTGCAGGCATGACGCTTGAAGAAGCTTACGGAAAGCTGCCATGTGAGCCTTAAGGACATTGTGGTTTTATGCGCATGAGGCCCTTCGAGCTGCTGCAGGCAGCGCTTGGCGCCTTCAGGTATGGACCCACCGTCTCCTGCCAAAAGATCGGGATCTACATCGACGAGTCGCTTGCAAACAACAGGGCAAGGTCGGCCATCCAGATGCTGAGAAAGGCGCACACGCACGGCCATGTAGTGCATTGCTGTGGCATATCGAACAAGAAGGTCTGCGTGGAGTGCTGCGCGTATGACTTAAGCGACGAATATGCCATCCTCTGCGGCAGGGGCAGGCCCGAGGACGGGAAGCTCACAGATGCCCTTTCAGGTATCGTCGACAGCTTATGGGTCGCCACCGACGACCATGCAGGATATGCGCGCGTGGCTCTCCTCGCTTAGGGTCTTCAAGCACACAGCGAGCGTGGCGAAGAAGGCCGTACACGGCGAGCTCGGGCTCGTCAATGCGATGCAGCGAAGGCTGCGCGAGTTCCTGCTTTTTCCCATGGGGTCTTCTACGAAGTGGTTGGGGCACTTGTCTTGTCTGCTTCCTGTGGATAGAGCAGGTAAGGCATTCTGAGCGGGAGAAGAAGGATATACTCTCAGGCCAGCTTGCAGGAGGCAGGTATGTCCATACCAGGCGTGCGCTCATAGACATAGAGCAGCCCTTCTGGAGCTATTGGAAGGACAGGGGCGTCAGGTCGATCATGGTCTAACAGCGAGATTCTCAAAAGGATCCTCCCCAGGAGCGTAGATCCCATCAATAAAGACATACAGAGGTAGTGCCTCATTGGTAGTCTTGTCCTTCAAGCTTCTGTCTTTCTACATACGCTCTTTTCAGTCAGGCTAGATACGGTAGCAGAAGAGCCTGCTGTGTCCCACAAGGCATCGGGTATGTTTTGGGTACCTCTGGTAGAAACAACGCCTAGATACATATCCACCGGCGCCTTCTCGATGGATTCTTCTCTTCTGCTAAAGCGCCCCTATAGCCACAGAGACAAACCCTACACCTTTAGGCTTTGGCATTGTGGGCGTGACAGTGCCCAAGTGGCGTAAGCTTCGCTTATAGT encodes the following:
- a CDS encoding IS1 family transposase; this encodes MDPMILQQIEKMGISEKRELLERLKALIAKKMAGSALAGAPKRCPRCKSLSFYCKGHDACGLKRWKCCSCGRTFSARTRSVLAMSKPTAATWAAYAKGTLAGMTLEEAYGKLPCEP
- a CDS encoding 4Fe-4S binding protein, with translation MNAQDCLDELRSIKDVSFSTVDEQGLPHSRIIDIMIVGDNKLYFCTARGKDFYQQLMHNPHVAVVGLNRNWQMIRLTGTVQHLDDQKKWIDRIFNENPSMKNVYPKDTRYILEPFVISSGATEFFDLGKEPIYRERFPFGGAKIPGYGFLITDSCIGCGTCRRNCPQNCIEIGKPFVIRQDHCLHCGSCFEKCPVKAIVRR